The proteins below come from a single Chryseobacterium capnotolerans genomic window:
- a CDS encoding vitamin K epoxide reductase family protein: MIFDKLINYLKLDKQEFIFQFNSHPNYPSALAFSDTLNFLGVKNDAYQLDKEYWDELPEEFIAIVDNAFSLVKKSGSNYAVYSEKAKTLDKEELYKNSTDFVLLFEKTENAENKTAFNFKPVLYAIFAVILIYSFVFQGLFEAIFNLLSLAGVYISLEIFNQKFGNTSTVIGSICGAAPATQTANSCDRIIKQDKTSILGLKFSDFSLIYFTGLAVLGLFLPATAYIVKGFTFVSVLAIGYSLYIQAFVEKTFCRVCLLIISILVGQLVISAFFFQNLSFGIGALLLTVILWALIFSAVMYSNTLLEQKKNFKNPMLKTFDSKEIMNFSKASY; this comes from the coding sequence ATGATTTTTGATAAACTAATTAACTACTTAAAACTTGATAAACAGGAATTTATTTTCCAGTTTAATTCTCATCCCAATTATCCGTCAGCATTAGCTTTCAGTGATACATTAAACTTTTTGGGAGTAAAAAATGATGCCTACCAGCTTGATAAGGAATATTGGGATGAACTTCCGGAAGAATTCATCGCTATTGTTGATAATGCATTTTCATTGGTAAAGAAATCAGGAAGCAATTATGCTGTCTATTCCGAAAAAGCAAAAACATTAGATAAGGAAGAACTATATAAGAACTCTACTGACTTTGTTCTCCTCTTTGAAAAGACTGAAAATGCTGAAAATAAAACAGCTTTTAATTTCAAACCTGTATTATATGCCATTTTTGCAGTAATTCTTATCTATTCATTTGTATTCCAGGGATTGTTTGAAGCCATCTTTAATCTTCTTTCATTAGCAGGTGTTTATATTTCTCTGGAGATATTCAACCAAAAATTTGGAAATACGTCCACGGTTATAGGAAGTATTTGTGGAGCAGCTCCTGCTACCCAAACAGCTAACTCCTGTGATAGGATTATCAAACAAGATAAAACCAGTATTTTAGGATTAAAGTTTTCTGACTTTTCACTGATTTACTTTACCGGGCTTGCTGTATTAGGCTTATTTTTACCAGCTACAGCTTATATCGTAAAAGGCTTCACTTTCGTATCTGTGCTGGCTATTGGTTATTCTTTATACATTCAGGCATTTGTTGAAAAAACATTTTGTAGAGTTTGTCTGTTAATTATCTCCATCCTGGTTGGGCAGTTAGTCATCAGCGCTTTCTTTTTCCAAAACCTTTCTTTTGGAATTGGGGCACTTTTACTAACGGTAATTTTATGGGCACTTATATTTTCAGCAGTAATGTATTCTAATACCTTGCTTGAACAAAAGAAGAACTTCAAAAATCCAATGCTAAAAACCTTCGATTCAAAAGAAATTATGAACTTTTCAAAAGCCAGTTATTAG
- a CDS encoding thioredoxin domain-containing protein has translation MGKKDARLRISIISNPYCGFCKDGHKLAESLLKKYPDDVSLQMRFNYTPERSNEKYNALISDLAYIYNNKTEKEFLHAVEEWFETRDESKVNILSGGTVTSENLNPLIQMTVENSNAGLNFTPILVINGYQFPEKYDREDIVFFVDELIEDEEI, from the coding sequence GTGGGAAAAAAGGATGCAAGACTTCGTATTTCCATAATTTCCAATCCTTATTGTGGTTTCTGTAAAGATGGTCACAAACTGGCAGAAAGTCTTTTAAAAAAATATCCTGATGATGTTTCTTTACAAATGAGATTCAATTATACTCCAGAAAGATCTAATGAAAAGTATAATGCATTGATCTCAGATCTAGCCTATATTTATAACAATAAAACGGAAAAAGAATTCCTGCACGCTGTAGAAGAGTGGTTTGAAACGAGAGATGAAAGCAAAGTCAATATTCTTTCCGGAGGAACTGTTACCTCAGAAAACCTGAATCCATTGATTCAAATGACTGTAGAAAACAGCAATGCAGGCCTTAACTTCACTCCTATCCTTGTGATTAATGGATATCAATTCCCTGAAAAATATGACAGAGAAGACATCGTATTCTTTGTGGATGAATTAATAGAAGACGAAGAAATTTAA
- a CDS encoding bacteriocin-like protein — MKNLKKLSREGLRILKGGITEECARIQSEASYCESKINPPKEGAINACNKWCYY; from the coding sequence ATGAAAAACCTAAAAAAACTTTCAAGAGAAGGCCTAAGAATCCTGAAAGGCGGTATTACTGAGGAATGTGCAAGAATTCAGTCTGAAGCAAGTTATTGCGAATCCAAAATCAACCCGCCTAAAGAGGGAGCAATAAATGCATGTAACAAATGGTGCTACTACTAG